CACTGAAAAAGTTATCGACGCCCTTAAAAAAGATCCCCTGATAGGCAGCTTCATCACCCTGGAAGAAGCCAGCCGCGAAGTGGGCGTAATAACCAATGCTTACAAGAATGATGATATTGACCTGACAATTCTGTTAACGCATATCGGGTATGAATCTGACCTTGAACTTGCTGCCATGCTTGATCCTCAGTGGGGGGTTGATATCATAATTGGAGGGCATTCCCACACAATACTGGAGAAACCAGCCATGGTAAACAACATACTGATTGCCCAGGCAGGCGTAGGCACAGACCAGATTGGCCGGTTTGATATAGTAGTGGACGATGATACCAACAGCGTTGTGGATTACAAGTGGCAACTGGTACCTATAGTTGAAGGAATTGCTGAACCGGACCAGCACCTTGAAGAGTTTATTAACACATTCAAGAGTGAAGTGGACAGCAAATACAACGCTATACTCTGCAAGCTGAGCACTGAGCTTACCCACCCCAGGAGAGAGATAGAAACCTCTCTTGGAAACCTGTTTGCAGATGCACTGGCCGAAACTGGAGACTGTGATATTATGCTGGTCGGTTCCGGCTCTATCCGAGGCGAAAAATTAGGACCTGTGGTTACTCTTAAAGATTACCGTTCCATATTTCCATATGACGATTATATGTCCCGCTACCAGATCAACGGCAGCCAACTAAAAAGAATATTCAGCCATATAATGCGCCCGGAAAACCGCAATGGGGAAGGTGAGTGTTACCAGGTTAACTCAACCGTCAGGGCAATTTATTCTGATATTGCGCGGGCGCTGGTGTCACTTGAAGTACACGGACAACCAGTAGAAGACTGTAAAAACTATTCCATTGGCCTGATAGGCTACCACATTGCCAATTGTGACAGGTACCTAAACATCAGCCTGGAAGAGCTCAGCAACTCCGGAAAATCCAGGGTTATTTCCACCTCAGTGCCCGAAGTTGTAGAAGAATATCTGCACAACCATCAGAACGCATCTTCAAAAGTGGAGGGGCGGCTGGTTTACATCTAGTTTCTTAAACTGTGGATGGGCGCAGGTATACGGCCGCCTCTGCGGGCAAAAACTTCACTTGAGTATTTGCTGACTGGCATTATTACACCGCCTCCCAACAAACCTCCGAATTCTACCGATTCGCCTGCTTTTTTGCCTTGAACGGGAATAATCCTTACTGCGGTAGTTTTATTGTTGATAACCCCAATAGCCGCTTCATCGGCAATAATGGCAGCAATGGTATGTTCTGGCGTATCCCCGGGTATGGGTATCATATCCAGCCCAACAGAACACACACAGGTCATGGCTTCCAGTTTATCCAGCGA
This genomic stretch from Dehalococcoidales bacterium harbors:
- a CDS encoding bifunctional UDP-sugar hydrolase/5'-nucleotidase, encoding MSRFKKFTILHSNDMHGDFLAELHSGEKKMIGGLALLSGYINKVRAEEENVLYVIAGDMVQGSLIDAEYKGVSTMEIMNYLAPDVVALGNHEFDYGLPHLLFLEKVATFPIVNANLYIQKYNKRLMHPYTIIKKAGFDILFTGIITEKVIDALKKDPLIGSFITLEEASREVGVITNAYKNDDIDLTILLTHIGYESDLELAAMLDPQWGVDIIIGGHSHTILEKPAMVNNILIAQAGVGTDQIGRFDIVVDDDTNSVVDYKWQLVPIVEGIAEPDQHLEEFINTFKSEVDSKYNAILCKLSTELTHPRREIETSLGNLFADALAETGDCDIMLVGSGSIRGEKLGPVVTLKDYRSIFPYDDYMSRYQINGSQLKRIFSHIMRPENRNGEGECYQVNSTVRAIYSDIARALVSLEVHGQPVEDCKNYSIGLIGYHIANCDRYLNISLEELSNSGKSRVISTSVPEVVEEYLHNHQNASSKVEGRLVYI